Genomic window (Gaiella occulta):
TCAACCTCGTCTTGAGAGAAGTCAAGCTTAGAAACGGCCTCGGACTTCGACTCTCCGCGGGTTGGCAAGGCAGTACGACTGAGCATCGCAAGCCGTGGCCGACCACGCCGAGCCGGACCCTGGACCTCGGCCGCCTAGCGCGGTACGCTGAAGTCATGGCCGACCGGTCAGCTATCGAGTGGACCGAGGCGACCTGGAACCCGGTCTCCGGGTGTAGCAAGGTCTCTCCCGGCTGTGCGCACTGTTATGCGGAGACGATCAGCCTTCGTTTTCGGCATTCGCTGAAGCCTTGGACGCCTGAGAACGCGAAGGAGAATGTTCGGCTCCACGAGGGCAGGATCGACCAGCCGCTTCGGTGGCGTCGTCCCCGCCTCGTGTTCGTGAACTCGATGAGCGACCTCTTTCACGAGGAGGTGCCGTTCGAGTTCGTCGACCGCGTCTGGAACGTGATGACCGAGGCGTCTCATCACACGTTCCAGGTGCTGACCAAGCGGCCAGAGATCGCTAGCAAGTGGGCGACCCACTATCTCGCCGAACACGGCTCGCTCGGCGCCAACGTGTGGCTCGGCGTCTCGATCGAAAACAGTCGCTACACGTTTCGCGCCGACGTACTTCGGACGATCCCGGCGACCGTTCACTTCATCTCAGCGGAGCCCTTGCTCGGCAGCTTGTACGCGTCGGGGACGAACCGGCGGCCACTCGATCTAACTGGGATCGACTGGCTGATCGCGGGCGGTGAATCCGGAGCGCGCTCACGACCGGTGGACGTCCGCTGGGTGCGCGAGCTGCGTGATGGGTGCCGGGACGCAGGCGTCGCGTTCTTCTTCAAGCAGTGGGGAGGGCGCACGGCCAAGGCCGGCGGCCGCGAACTGGACGGCCGCATCTTTGACGAAATGCCTCGCGCTGCTACAGGGTGAAGCGCATCTTCGCCCCGTCGGGGTAGGTTCCCTTCCCTCTCCGCTCGGTGAGCACCTGGAGCTTGCCGTCGAGCTCAAGCGGCTTCAACGTCCGCTTCTTGACATGCGACGGCAGGTACGGCGTGTCCACCAACGTGAACTCGAGCGCATCCTCGATGGTGAACTTTTTCTTGCCGAAGTGGGCGATCAGCGCGTCGCGCAGTGGTGTGGTGTCAACTTCATCCTCGAACAGTGGCTGCATGCCGGAGGATGTTGTGTCCTTGTAGCGCTGTCCTTCCACGCGGTCGATGTCCCACATCGACTCCTTCATCCGGCGCAGACCAAGCTGGTGCTTTGTGCCGAAGAAGAGCGTGTAGCCCGACGCCGGGTTAGCGGAGCTGACGATCTCGAACGAGCGGACGTACGTCAGCCCACACTCGTTCTCGAGCTGCTTCGCAAAGAGGTCGTGGAGGAAGCGGAGCCTTGCATCGCCGTTCAGCTCTCTGGCCTTCTCCCATTCGTCTGTGCCGAACAGCGTGTTCATCGCGTTCTCTTGGCCGGCGCGACCAACGAACCGGTTTACGTGTCTTAGCGGCAC
Coding sequences:
- a CDS encoding DUF5131 family protein; amino-acid sequence: MADRSAIEWTEATWNPVSGCSKVSPGCAHCYAETISLRFRHSLKPWTPENAKENVRLHEGRIDQPLRWRRPRLVFVNSMSDLFHEEVPFEFVDRVWNVMTEASHHTFQVLTKRPEIASKWATHYLAEHGSLGANVWLGVSIENSRYTFRADVLRTIPATVHFISAEPLLGSLYASGTNRRPLDLTGIDWLIAGGESGARSRPVDVRWVRELRDGCRDAGVAFFFKQWGGRTAKAGGRELDGRIFDEMPRAATG
- a CDS encoding three-Cys-motif partner protein TcmP — encoded protein: MEPHTAAKHRILQNYLYAWLPIMSKYNGRLVYVDGFAGPGVYEDGEPGSPIIALNAYLDHAYRERIDAELVYVFIEEERARVKRLKKEIAALGALPKNVVVEVIEGSFQDRFAEVLDDVETRGAALAPTFAFIDPFGYSDAPMDLSGRFLQFDRCEVLVYVPLRHVNRFVGRAGQENAMNTLFGTDEWEKARELNGDARLRFLHDLFAKQLENECGLTYVRSFEIVSSANPASGYTLFFGTKHQLGLRRMKESMWDIDRVEGQRYKDTTSSGMQPLFEDEVDTTPLRDALIAHFGKKKFTIEDALEFTLVDTPYLPSHVKKRTLKPLELDGKLQVLTERRGKGTYPDGAKMRFTL